Below is a genomic region from Rhodohalobacter sp. 614A.
ACTCTCAATTTTTTCCTTGATTTCAATCGCCTTCAGATTGATGTCATTTCCCTGCTTGAAAATCACAACTACGCCGGCGTTGTCTTCACCTGAATTGGAGTTGATTTGTTCTACGCCGCTCAGGGTTGCAAGAACCTCCTCTATCGGACGGGCAATGTTTTCGTTGATTTCTGCCGGTGTGGAATTGGGATATGGAAGTTGAACAAACGCACCCGGAAAGGTGATGTTGGGCATAAACTCAAGCGGAACCAGGCGTGTGGCAATCAACCCAACCACCACCAAACTGACAAAAATCATCAGTGTGGTAACCGGCCGCCGTATGGAAAGATCTGTAATATGCATGGTTTCCGGTCAGGCCGTTTCTGTTTCGGTTGAGTAGGTTTTTCGATCCATAATCGAATACATCACGGGTATTACAACAAGAGTGAGCAGAGTGGATACAAGCAGTCCGCCGATGACGGTAATTCCCATTGGAGCCCGAAGTTCAGCCCCATCGCCAAATCCGATGGCAAGTGGAAGCAATCCAAGTGTGGTTGTCAGTGTTGTCATCAAAATGGGGCGGAGGCGGGACCTGCCACCTTCCATAATGGCTTCAATTTTATCGGCTCCTTTTTGTCTCATCTGGTTGATCAGGTCAATCAAAACAATGGCGTTGTTTACCACAATTCCGGCCAGCAAAATCAACCCGATAAATACCACAACGCTGATCGTCGTTCCGGTGAGGTAAAGAGCTAAAATGGCTCCGACCAAAGCAAGTGGAATCGTAAACAGAATGATGAACGGATGAAGGAGTGATTCGAACTGAGAAGCCATGACTAAGTAGACCAAAAACACAGCCAAAGAAAGTGCAAACAGCAGTGATTGAAACGAGTCTGACATTTCCTCATTTTGGCCGCCAATTTGTGCATACACACCCGTTGGCATCGTTACTTCTGAAAGAATTTCCTGTACGTCTTCGGCTGCTTCTCCCAAATCGCCATAGTTCAGATTCGCTGAAACAATAGCCACTCGCTGTTGGGAAACCCGGCGAATTTCACCCGGGCCATTCGCAATTTGTACGTCGGCAATGGCACTCAGAGGAATTGGTCGTTCGCTTCCGGGATTCACAACCAGCCGTTGAATTTCCTCGATGGAAGCCCGGTCTGATTCCTGCGCACGAACCAAAACATCAATCTTTCGATCTCTCCACGAATAGCGGGTTGCCACATCTCCGCGGACATTACTCACGATCCGATCGGCCACTTCATGAACCTGCAAACCAAGCGCGGCGGCACGATCCCGATCAAACATAATCTGAACTTCCGGACTGCCTGTTTCCATTGTGCTCTTCACATCCGCAAAACGGCCGTTGGCGGAGAGGCGCCGGGTAACGGCATCGCTGGCTCTTTTCAGGTTATCCAGGTCAAATCCACTGATTTCAATTTCAACCGGTGTTTTAAAGCTGAACAGTTCCGGCCGGGCAAATTTGTATTGAAGTCCCGGTACGTTTTGAAGAGATGAACGCATTCTTTCCATCGTCTGCTGTTCTTCAGATGAAGATGCTCCGGATGCAAGGGTTACGTTCAATTCGCCCCAGTTTTCACCGCCTTCATCAGGATTGGCGTCCATTCGGTTTCCGGTTCCGGCAACGGCAAAAGTTGTATGCACGCCTTCATAATCTTTAGTTGTGTTTTGAACAGACCGAAGTGCCTGGTCTGTTTTTTCGATGGGCGTTCCGGGAGGAAGTTTAAACTCAACTGAAAATTCACCTTGAGAAAGTTGTGGAATGAGTTCAATTCCGATTCGCGGAACCAAAGCAAGCGATCCGGCAAAAATCAAAATGGCGGATACAAGAACCAACGCTTTGTGGTTAAGAGACCAATTCAAAAGACCTGTGTATCTTCTCTCGGTGAACTGGTATCCTTTATCAAACGCTTTTACAAAAGGAGAGAATATGGCTTTTGTGATTTTTGCAATCCAGCCGAAAATAAACCGAATGGCTTTTGTGATAGCCGTTGGAATCGTATAAAAAAGGAACATTCGTACGGCACGGAGTCCGCGGCCAAATTTGGTTTTTGGTTCTTTCAGCTCAAGCGGTTCAATTTTTTTCTTATCACCACCCAGTGATGAAAGCATGGGAATCAATGTGATGGCCACAATCAGGGACGCCAATAATGAAAATGTAACCGTAAGTGCCTGATCGCGGAAAAGTTGACCGGCGATGCCCTGCACAAATACGAGCGGGAAGAAAACAGCGATTGTGGTCAGGGTGGATGCAATTACAGCCATTCCAACTTCACTGGCACCTTCGCGGGCCGATTCTACAATTCCTTGGCCCTGTTCCCGATGACGCGCGATGTTTTCAAGAACCACAATGGAATTATCAACAAGCATACCGATTCCAAGCGCAATTCCACCGAGCGACATGATGTTGAGGGAAATATCATTCCCGTACATCAAATTAAACGTGGCGATGATAGAGACTGGAATGGATACAGAGATAATAACCGTGGTCCAGAAATTCCGAAGAAAGAAATAGAGAACCAGAACCGCCAAAATACCGCCGATAATCCCTGCATTTTTTACTTCGTTGACTGCGGAGGCAATGAATATGGACTGATCATAAACTTTTTCAAGCTTCATGTTTGATGGGAGAGCGACCCGGATTTCATCCATTCGTTCATTAACCGCTTCGGCAACGGCAACGGTATTTGCATCGCCTTCCTTGTAAATAGCGATTTCCACAGCCTCAGAACCATTCAGGCGGGTGATGGCTTCTCTTTCTTTGTAGGACTGAATTACTTCGGCCACATCTTTCAGGTAAATCACATTTCCTGAATCACTGGCTACAACTACATTTCGGATCTGGTCTACATTCTGAAACTCATTAAGTGTTCGAACCAGGTATTGCTGCGGGCCGTCTTCAAGACGACCACCCGAGAGATTCACGTTTTCTGCCCCAAGGATTTGAGTAATGGTTTCAATCGGAATGTTGAGATAGGAAAGGCGCTGCTGATCGATGTTTACCTGTATCTCTTCTTCCAATCCACCGCTGATTTTTACAGAAGCGACGCCAAGGGAAGATTCAAGATTCTTTTTGAGCTGTTCATCCGCTAAAATCCGAAGTGTCTTCAGACTGGCAATGGCATCGGGACTGGAGAGATCTTCATAACTTGCATAATTAACAGGCGCATCATCTTCAGACTCGTCAATCTCTTCATCATTATAAAAGAGTGCATATCGGAGAATGGGATCGAGAGTTGGGTCGAAGCGAAGTGTGACCGGTTTTTCTGAATCGAGGGGAAGCTGAACGGCATCAAGTTTGGCCATCACATCGAGGTTGGCAATGTTCATGTCCGTTCCCCAGGCAAATTCCAAAACCACATCCGATTGGCCTGCTCTTGAAATCGAGCGCACCTGCTGAACTCCTT
It encodes:
- a CDS encoding efflux RND transporter permease subunit produces the protein MKIIDISIRRKVTIAMFTVGVLLFGMVSLSRLNVNLLPELSYPTLTIRTEFEGAAPVEVENLITKPVEEAVGVVKGVQQVRSISRAGQSDVVLEFAWGTDMNIANLDVMAKLDAVQLPLDSEKPVTLRFDPTLDPILRYALFYNDEEIDESEDDAPVNYASYEDLSSPDAIASLKTLRILADEQLKKNLESSLGVASVKISGGLEEEIQVNIDQQRLSYLNIPIETITQILGAENVNLSGGRLEDGPQQYLVRTLNEFQNVDQIRNVVVASDSGNVIYLKDVAEVIQSYKEREAITRLNGSEAVEIAIYKEGDANTVAVAEAVNERMDEIRVALPSNMKLEKVYDQSIFIASAVNEVKNAGIIGGILAVLVLYFFLRNFWTTVIISVSIPVSIIATFNLMYGNDISLNIMSLGGIALGIGMLVDNSIVVLENIARHREQGQGIVESAREGASEVGMAVIASTLTTIAVFFPLVFVQGIAGQLFRDQALTVTFSLLASLIVAITLIPMLSSLGGDKKKIEPLELKEPKTKFGRGLRAVRMFLFYTIPTAITKAIRFIFGWIAKITKAIFSPFVKAFDKGYQFTERRYTGLLNWSLNHKALVLVSAILIFAGSLALVPRIGIELIPQLSQGEFSVEFKLPPGTPIEKTDQALRSVQNTTKDYEGVHTTFAVAGTGNRMDANPDEGGENWGELNVTLASGASSSEEQQTMERMRSSLQNVPGLQYKFARPELFSFKTPVEIEISGFDLDNLKRASDAVTRRLSANGRFADVKSTMETGSPEVQIMFDRDRAAALGLQVHEVADRIVSNVRGDVATRYSWRDRKIDVLVRAQESDRASIEEIQRLVVNPGSERPIPLSAIADVQIANGPGEIRRVSQQRVAIVSANLNYGDLGEAAEDVQEILSEVTMPTGVYAQIGGQNEEMSDSFQSLLFALSLAVFLVYLVMASQFESLLHPFIILFTIPLALVGAILALYLTGTTISVVVFIGLILLAGIVVNNAIVLIDLINQMRQKGADKIEAIMEGGRSRLRPILMTTLTTTLGLLPLAIGFGDGAELRAPMGITVIGGLLVSTLLTLVVIPVMYSIMDRKTYSTETETA